The following are from one region of the Harpia harpyja isolate bHarHar1 chromosome 4, bHarHar1 primary haplotype, whole genome shotgun sequence genome:
- the MSANTD2 gene encoding myb/SANT-like DNA-binding domain-containing protein 2 isoform X8: MAASCGSSQLPAAEPPLKIPKMEVLSPGSPGALSDGNPSLSDPSTPSGASPLGPGPGPAAGGAGLGGGGGGGAGGRGGASPSVSFSPGGAAAAAAAAACRGMSWTPAETNALIAVWGNERLVEARYQQLEGAGTVFGSKAPGPAMYERVSRALAELGYERTPSQCRERIKLFPWI, encoded by the coding sequence ATGGCGGCGTCCTGCGGCTCCTCGCAGCTCCCGGCCGCCGAGCCGCCGCTGAAGATCCCCAAGATGGAGGTGCTGTCGCCGGGCTCGCCGGGAGCGCTGAGCGACGGCAACCCCAGCCTCTCCGACCCCTCCACCCCCAGCGGCGCCTCGCCCctcggcccggggccggggccggcggccggcggggccgggctggggggcggcggcggcggcggggcggggggccgcggcggggcctcGCCCTCCGTCTCCTTCTCgccgggcggcgccgccgccgccgccgccgccgccgcttgcCGGGGGATGTCCTGGACGCCGGCGGAGACCAACGCGCTGATCGCCGTCTGGGGCAACGAGCGGCTGGTGGAGGCGCggtaccagcagctggagggcGCCGGTACCGTCTTCGGCAGCAAGGCCCCCGGGCCCGCCATGTACGAGCGCGTCTCCCGCGCCCTGGCCGAGCTGGGCTACGAGCGCACCCCCTCCCAGTGCCGGGAGCGCATCAAG